DNA from Rosa rugosa chromosome 6, drRosRugo1.1, whole genome shotgun sequence:
taatccTCTAGCCAACAAGAGAGTGGTGGTGTTAGCAATGTGCACATTACTTTTGACGTGACCATAATTAGTGACATAATCATTGAGCTTAggtcactactagaaaaacccCCCATCACACACAGATTTGGTTCACACAGATATTCACACGGAGAAGATTCTGTGTGTAAAACACTGCAAacacacagatatttgtgtgtAAAACTATATTCACACAGTTTTCCGTGtgaaatgaaaactaaaagTGGGACCGCAAAAAttcacacggaaatccgtgtgaaattcacacagatatccgtatGAATTGTGGTcacacacagatatccgtgtgaagtcttaTTAATgttttaaaaattattttatttgtgTTAGACATTCACACAGATTTCTGTATGAATTAGAGTTGGTACAGAAAAAAATCCGTGTGAAtcttatttcaaaataaaataaaaacaacttaACTATTTAAAATTAATAAACATGTTTATACACAACACAttaattctgaaaatattttgtTTCACatagatatccgtgtgaaggCTTTTTGATAACTCTTTGGAAATTCTAATATCCCAATTCATTACTTTCTTTCCATGAATTCTTTGTATACTACATTCTCCCTAGACACTTGAATCACGACATAGCTATAAATTACTTCGTCTCGCTAGATGCATCTAATGCTATATATTTTGGACTCGGAGACTCGGAGTGGAGATCAAAACTCCATACTAAAGAATTAcaaaatttatttaaatattttatattttattttatcattTTGTCACAATTGTAGTGAAAATTGCGacaattttttaaaatatatttttatattttatcatTTTGTCACAATTGTAATGAAAATAGTTAAAAACTTGTGGCCCAAAAAATGTGAAAAATCGGGGTAGGAATTTCAAATTTACAACAATTGAAGGCCCATTTTGTTATCTAGGGCATCAGTACCCTTCCCCCATATAAAACCCAAGCCTCCCCAAGCCGCCTCAGTACCTTCACTTTAGCTTCTGCAGCTCCAAAAAATCCCCAAGTCGCCGAGAAGCCCAGAGCTGCaaatctccctcctctctctctcggaACACCACGGTACCAAATCtcgctcctctctctctcggaACACCACGGTACCAAATCTCGCTCCTCTCTCTCCCCGAATTTCTCTTTCAAATTTATCTTTTATAATCTAATCTCTCTGTCTTTCTCTCAGATCTATCGCCGGCAACAAAGCTGATATATGTTTGATTGTGGCGGATTTGGTTGGAATTTTGGTTtgatttggtgaattttgtGGTGTTTGGTTGGTTTCAGGGAGGTTGTCATCGGAATCTGCAGAAATCGGGCTGATTTTGGGGTCTCTGAAGGGGATGGTGTTCGGAATTGCATTGATGGCCTGCTGGGGTACCAAGCGAGTCGCTAAGGTAACGGTTATGgctggttgttgttgttgcttcaTTGTTTCGTCGTGTTGAGATTTGAATTGCTGTGTGAAATGGTAGTGTGATTTATGGATTTAACTCAGTTTCTGTTGCTTCATTGTTTCTCAAATTCAATCTCAGTTGCTTATGGATTTAACTACGGTTTTGGTTTCTAGGTCTTTTACGATTCCTTCACGAATCATTTGAAGGACGTTGGTGGTCTTAATTTGGTGGTATTGAGAATTAAAAGGCCGCTTCCTTCGTGGTGGCTGTAGTGGGTGCTTGAGGGGTGAATCTGTGCTTATGGTGGAGGACTGGAGGCATTGGCGTTcatctgacaaaaaaaaaaaataaataaataaataaaagggcAATAATTTGATGGACCAAAAAATAATTATGTAAATATGTgaataatttaattaaatttaatAAATATATTAGATTCACACAGATGTTTTTGGTGATCGGACATAATTGCTGGAGTTGTAATTAAAGTGGGACCCACCAAATGCATTCACACATATTAGCAAATCCGTGTGAAAGTAGTATTAGCAACGCCAGCAATACGTACGGATTATTAATCCGTCTTTGTACCGGTGTGTACTGAggttttcacacggatttccgtatGGAATGCTAtgatttcacacggattttcaTCCGTGTGTGATGGGgggtttttctagtagtgggTAGCTCGGGCTAAGATAGCCAAGACATAGCTAACGGGTGTGCGGAGCAGCCCAATATTATAATAGAGTATGTAATGGCCACTTGGACATAGCTAGGGTGTGTTTTGCAGCCCAATATTACTTTTGTGAGTGGGTAGCAGTGGAATCCTAATTTGGCCTATGAATTATGTTGGCAACTTATTACTTTTCGGTAAAGATTTATGATCTTATGTTGGTTGTGTTTGAAGTGGGTGTATGCTGGTTTTTGAACCATTGATAGCTCTGTGACTTGTTGTGAGACAACTTTTGGTGAAAGTGTACCTGGAAAGTGTTTAATTAGTAGCTTTGATTTCTTGATTATTATAATGCCTGTGATATTTGAGAATGGTATCATGTGACTAACTTTTATACTTAACTTATATACTTGAGTTACTCACTGAGCGTGCTTTTGGCTCATTCCTCATTTAATTGTGTTTGCAGGTCACTTTAGATTTCTGATCAAAAGAGTTTGGAGCGAACAGTGGAGAGTAGAATTCTTCtttgtctttttgttttagAAATGTTGTAAGCACTATTTAGAGTACTTCTCTTGATTTAGTTGGTGATCttgttatcttttttttttttttttagtagattGAGTACTTGTATTATTTGGTTTTTCAAATCTAATTCAACCAGTAATAATACTTTGGTCCAATTTCGGGACCGGAGCATTTCATTCCATCTTTTTTTCCCTCTGGTCTGAACACAAAGACCATATATTCCACAAGCAAAAGTTACACTTGAACACCACATAAAGAGTAATGGGTTCCAAATACATATATAGGGCAAGAAGCCTCTTACTGCTACTAGCTTAATTAGGCTTGCTTGCTCTGCTGCTAATTAAAACAGAGTAGAACAGAAAGATCAATAACAAACATCATAATTATTACCATTTCAATGCTTCTTCACAAATTCTGTGATCTCAGAAACTAGACTCGCAGTTTGGACAGACGTGCCTGGCTTCATTTCCGCCGAAAGATAAAAAGCATGACCCATTCCGGGGAAACTCAAAAGCTGCACATCCTGGTTAGCCTTCTTCATGGCCTCATAGTATTCCACCTGAGTGTCCTTAAAGACGTCGATCTCCCCAACGAAAACAAGCATCGGAGGCAGCTTCAGACCATCCAAAGGCGGGGCCAATGAACCCATCGGACACGTAATCGGATGGTCCTTGGTTGATCCCACCGGAAGTGACAAGCTGAATAACTTGTCCGCCATATCTACACTAAAAAACGAAGACTGTGGCTGTTCCAACTCCGACTTGCTCCTCGTTTCCCGGACAAAGCCAGGTTGGATAAGAATCCCACCGGATAACTTGAACTTACCCAAATCCACATTCCCTGCTCGAGCAGCCACTTCATGGACTATGTTTCCTCCTGAACTATCCCCTATGAGGAAAATGCGGTTCAAATCGGTATGGTCATTTAGCCACGGTTCATGAGAATCAGCTTGAGCCAGAGATCGGAGCCAGAGGAGAGCAGAAAAGCCGTCGTCCATCTGAGCTGGGAGGCGGTGCTCGGGTGCTTGTCTTAGATAGGGGGAGACAACAATGGCGTTGGCCGCACGTGCAATTTTGGTGTAGATATGGTAGTACATGTACCAATCCGCTTCGCAAAAGCAAAAGCCCCCTCCATGGAAATGAAGGATTATGGGTAGCTTAGTCTCGTTGTTATCATCTGGCTTTCTCTCCGGTAGATATATTCGGACACGATGGCCGGACGTGTTGTCAATAACCACGTCTTTGGTGGCAACTCCGTTAATGAATTCCTGGTGAGGTGGAACAGGCTCCAATAAGTAACTGATCTGAGGAGGTCCTCTCCATGTCCGGTCGACAGAGCCGTCGTCATAGACTCTAAGCCAATCGGATACTTTCAAGACCAGCTTCTTCTCATGGACCATGGTTGATAACACTGTCGACTCAGTCGATCTTTTCTGTCAGCCTTGGTGTCCCTGAACTAAAAGAGGATAAGCATATATAGACTTGGGTCGAATCAATATATGCATTAAGAACTAATTAGTAGAAGCTGGCAAGCACCATCACTATCTCGTTCTGGACTCAGGAAGCAATCATCaaaagcaaacaaaataaagtCTACGTACCAACTGGATGACTCCAGCAAGTTGACTTGATATCCATATGATATCATATATGTATAAATAATTGTACACTTAAAATATATATTACATTCATGTGATTGTGTTGTTCTATAAAATAATGTAAATATACGTTTTATATTACTACTTGATGAGTTGATGATGCGCACCATGTAATATAACTTCTTGTCAATACTCTACGAAGTCGAGCATATTTAATTTGTTCCAGATCATGCCAGACTTTCAGCATCATACCAGAGCTACGTACGATATATGATATTTCTTTTCATCTAAATTAAAGGGGAATTGCCAAGAAGTCTAATTTCCCTTTTAATTTTCTTCACGTACGAGTTCTCTCAGTTTCGATATAGGTctaatttaaatatatttttatttcatAGAGCATCtctaataataaaaattattttctttaattagtGTGTATTCAGAAACTGCCTCTTTCTCtaaattagggtttttgttgACAGTCCCTTTGTCAGGCTGCCTTCTCGTCCGGCTGCACCTCAGCGTTGGTACTAGCTTTTGGCCTCACTGCCTCACGATGAGTGCAGTCAGACGCGATCTTGTTTTCTTCTGCTTGTCTGATGCACAGAGGCTAGGGTCGGGGGTTTGTGTTTCTCTTCTCCCGTAGTTGAAAAGGGAGGCTGCATCACGGGAAGATCTAAGCTGGATAGATGGGCGGATCCACGGCGGTGGGCTTGGGCGAGCAGCTGAGGCACCTCGAGTTGGTGGTGGGTGGAAGGAGATCGACGATTGTTTCAGATTGAGCAACATATTGGCTGTTCGATCTAGAATCCGGCAATACGAGTTTAGGGGTGTGATGATGGATCgatgttttcttttgttgatggTCCGATGGTGGTCAGGGCCCGACTAGTCGGAGGTGGTGCAGCAGGTGCGACCTTGGGCTGAGGGAGGGCATAGACCCCTCATTATCTGGGCTTATTGGGCCAACATACATTGCATTTGGGTCCCAAGTGGGCTTGTGCTGTTATTTTTTAtgctttctttttcatttgtgttagtttttttattgtttgAAATAAGTCCCATCAAAGTATGGTAGGCGATAGTGGGCTTCATCCTAGTCTACATACTCAATGTGCCTCATCTAGCCTAGTGAGACGTCTATCTGTTTTAAAATGGAAGCAACCTCTAAGTGGCAACATAAAACAGAGTGTTGCAGGATTAGATTttgtgcggcaacatagtaggaaagttgCGTTATTTGTTATGATGCTTATCATTAGTAGAGTTATCTTTTCGTTATGTCACTGTTTTATCAAAACAAATAGAGTTGTCAGTCAAGCACTCTTTGCTAACTATTGCATGTTAGAATAAATTACTTATTGTAAAATGAAGTTCATGCTTTATGGGGCCCCCCGCTCGGTATTCTATGGTTTATTAAATATTAATCAAAACTTGAGGATAGTTGCACCGAccctcatttaaaaaaaaaaaaaaatctttaacaAAAGTTTCTAAAAGTTGAATATAATTAGTAAATTTTTAACCTTTTCTTGCTCTAGCAATATTAGCTATTTATGAGTTAAACTAAAAAAGTTGAACGTGAGAGTGTTTagctatttattattttttctctccTCTCTAACTAAATATAGTTAGAGATTTTGCGCTTCATAGCTTTACTTATGTAAAACTTGTTCTTCAAACACAtgcaatgagagagagagagagagagagaggattatttatgaaagaaaaggcttagcTCAAGTTATATGTTAATTCCATAGTTAGCTCCATGGAGTTCTTTACGATGGTGGTTTGGAGTGGTTCAATATGAGGCAGGCGACCGCCAATTTCTCACTGGCCTATGTTCGTTTATACATgaaaatgttctgaagaggacgtccacactgtcgctaaagtgcggatgtCGACGCTACAGCTCTGCTCAGGCCGCGACGGCACTGCGTCGCTTACCCGATGGACCAGTCTGCTGTCGGGTGGAGTCACCGGCGGCGAGGTTGtagcgctgcccagaaccttgcagttgcaggtgaggtcgctAGCCAGAATCCCTCAACCTCgatctcctccgacctcgatcacTACCTAGAAGCGgtctgggatgcctccggcctccatCCGGCAAGTCCTGCACCTCTGTCGCCGCCTGAAATGTTGCAGAAGCATCGActtccgcactttagcgaagtgtGGACGTCCGCTCCAAAACTcacctgtatatatatataaaacaccAATGAgtgtttatatattttattt
Protein-coding regions in this window:
- the LOC133715972 gene encoding carboxylesterase 15-like, with the protein product MVHEKKLVLKVSDWLRVYDDGSVDRTWRGPPQISYLLEPVPPHQEFINGVATKDVVIDNTSGHRVRIYLPERKPDDNNETKLPIILHFHGGGFCFCEADWYMYYHIYTKIARAANAIVVSPYLRQAPEHRLPAQMDDGFSALLWLRSLAQADSHEPWLNDHTDLNRIFLIGDSSGGNIVHEVAARAGNVDLGKFKLSGGILIQPGFVRETRSKSELEQPQSSFFSVDMADKLFSLSLPVGSTKDHPITCPMGSLAPPLDGLKLPPMLVFVGEIDVFKDTQVEYYEAMKKANQDVQLLSFPGMGHAFYLSAEMKPGTSVQTASLVSEITEFVKKH